ATATATATAACTGTAATGGTATTGTACTATATACGGTTTCAGATAGGTACGATTGGTTTCAGGTGCTGTTGGTATGGTTATTATACTTTTTCATGATACTTTGTTGTATTTCATGATGTACAATAAAAGTTATAGAAATGTACATCAAATCATGTAATacaacaaaagttatttgagtGTACACAAAACCATGAAATGTGTACAACAATCGCACCAGTTATACTTAAGACCAAATGTACCTGTCCAATTCCCATCATGTAAAACGTTACGCAGGTAACTCGTTTAAGATGCGGTGGTTTCATCTTCGCATATCGCCTAAATCACACCATGGCTGATGGTGCTGGAGTCAGTCAGTTCATGAATGAGGTGGGAGAAATCGCACGGGGAGCCTCTGCCCCATCTATACAGCCAGTATGGCAGAGAGAGCTCCTCAATGCTAGAGACCCGCCAAGGGTGACGTGCACCCACCACGAATACGACCAGGTAGCTGACACCAAGGGATCCATCATTCCCCAGGATGACATGGTCCATCGTTCTTTCTTCTTTGGCCCGGCAGAGATCTCAGCGCTGAGAAAATCGATCCCTCTTGACCTTAGTCGCAAGTGTTCGACGTTTGATGTTCTCACAGCCTGCCTCTGGCGCTGCCGAACCATCGCCCTCCAGCCTGAACCTAACGAGGAAGTCCGCGTGATGTGCATTGTTAATGCTCGTTCCAGGTTCAATCCTCCCTTGCCCCAAGGATACTACGGCAATGTTATAGCATATCCAACGGCGCTGACGACAGCTGGAGAGCTATGCAACAAGCCTGTGGGATATGCAGTGGAGCTGGTGACCAAGCTCAAACGTGTTGTGACAGAAGATTACATGAGATCTGTGGCTGATTTAATGGTTATTAAAGGGAGGCCTCATTTCACTCTGGTGAGGACTTATCTTGTGTCGGATGGTACCCGGTCTAGGTTGACTGACGTGGACTTTGGTTGGGGAAAGCCGGTGTATGGGGGGCCGGCCAAGGGTACTGTTGCCAGCTTTCACATACCCTTCAAGAACAAGAAGGGGGAGGAAGGAAGAGTAGTTCCTATTTTTCTGCCGGGTTTGGCAATGGACAGATTTGTGAGCGAGCTGAAAAACTTATTGTTGAGCAACAATGTCCATCGTGGTGCCATTACTGATCGCTCCATCTCCGTCAAATCAGCCTTGTGAACTAACTTTCTTTCTGTACCTGATCAAGTCCACCTCTGTATTTCTCATGTCATTTGGATTGACTGTAGTTTCTACCATTTATGATCGAGTTAGTGGCACAGTCATTCTAATTAGACAAAAACACGTCTCTTCTTCTATTATACCTCCACATGAATGCTTCAGCCCAAATTGCAAATAATTCATGTTAGTTTGGATCACAATGTTGCACCAGATTGGCCGGATTTTTCCCGATTAGACCGAGATATGTTCTTGTATTACTACGTATAATCTAAATCTACATAAGCCTAAGAAATCTACATTGTGGGTATTGTCGAACCATAACATTTTATCCAAGAGTTGAGGAAACCAATGAAGTGAGTCTAGCTTAAACTTCTCCAAAGACTGACCAATACCATAATTTGAAGTTGGATCTTTCACTTGCTAATTGTAATGGTTTTTAATTCGCACTTTTTACTGATGTCGCAGATGAATAATGGGGCATGACCTACGGACTGGAACTTGCACGGGAGAAGGGATACAGTCCATAGGATTTTTGTAGTGAAGGATGGAGTAAGAACAGCCCACACTTCAACATCATGTCATCAGAGTTGGAGCCATGATCATCAGCAGCACCTGCTGATTCTCTGCAATCCACCAGATGTTTTTAAATAGGCACAATTTGTGTTTTTTAATGTAATAGGGTTACTAGTCGTCAATCAGTTACTCTGTAATGGGTCTGAGGCTTCCCAATGCacctgaaaaagaaaaatcatcatacttTGAAATCTTAATAGTTAATAGAGTAGTTAAATGCACAACTTTCCAGCTTAATTTGACTGATTACCATGTGTTTGTTTTTTAAACAAAGAAATTACTTGGAGATTGTATTAAAGCTCTTAATACTGTAAGAAGTTCCTCCTGGTGATCAAAATGTGATAGGTTGTAATTAgttgctaaatttataattattttcccttgattttagccaaatattattttaattgatagattctacttatatttgattAATGGTGCCAATTGTAGGAAAATGAGTGACGTGTGCGGGGTATACATACACAATTAGTTCATCcacaatcaaattttacat
The Coffea arabica cultivar ET-39 chromosome 6c, Coffea Arabica ET-39 HiFi, whole genome shotgun sequence genome window above contains:
- the LOC113693628 gene encoding benzyl alcohol O-benzoyltransferase-like, coding for MGSGSASSNSKKSLTFRVTRQKPELVRPAKSTPREFKLLSDIDDQEGLRTQLPAIHFYHNHNNDPRINGTRRRLDPVKVIREAIAKALVFYYPFAGRLREGPGRKLMVECTGEGVLFIEADADVTLEQFGDALQPPFPCLDELLYDVPHSGGILHCPLLLIQVTRLRCGGFIFAYRLNHTMADGAGVSQFMNEVGEIARGASAPSIQPVWQRELLNARDPPRVTCTHHEYDQVADTKGSIIPQDDMVHRSFFFGPAEISALRKSIPLDLSRKCSTFDVLTACLWRCRTIALQPEPNEEVRVMCIVNARSRFNPPLPQGYYGNVIAYPTALTTAGELCNKPVGYAVELVTKLKRVVTEDYMRSVADLMVIKGRPHFTLVRTYLVSDGTRSRLTDVDFGWGKPVYGGPAKGTVASFHIPFKNKKGEEGRVVPIFLPGLAMDRFVSELKNLLLSNNVHRGAITDRSISVKSAL